A portion of the Acidisarcina polymorpha genome contains these proteins:
- a CDS encoding chitobiase/beta-hexosaminidase C-terminal domain-containing protein has translation MKCRFAILRQVGATGAAFFVLVFMAVHSLAAQDGAVYYVATTGNDSNAGTLASPWLTIQHAADTVTAGATVHVMGGVYNGFVKFPKSGTESEPITFESHPLVVGGIVQPAIIDGTGLKVSGTQGLITISGHRSYITVKGFEIRNLRADSEDVVPCGVWITGSGTGVQILNNRIHDIVTTKEKNGNGCGLFAYGTSKTPISKLVVSGNEVDHLKTGNSESVTLNGNVTNFQVTNNLVHDNDNIGLDFIGYEGTGPVGYDQASYGLVSGNTVYNISGIGSVGEGNSYDADGLYCDGCAFVTFERNAVFQVDYGIETTSENQVCQATGTEWSLPDHKGTAARGKLPCYGMNATVRNNLFYYENACGISIGGYALATEEGGGSNGGGSSYHDVFVNNTLFDNGTQPGNDSEGTPSGDFQIQNQVGKAQGNYFENNLVHESASSPYSVSPNMWIHSFVPSDQAYPDSLKYPGPPATLNYNLYGSAAGYQEGTSILWADVSSFSSFSKYQADNLGGEDANSIDAQPEFVDQEASPPDLYTFENSRAIAGGRAHLSCSDGWCDPNGDSPNSIYGSTDFLGNPRKDGSRIDIGAYQNAGDPLENTVTVDLSSAESDLKEGASTVLTVKVTATPGGGGAPSGTVSIVRGQTLIETATLMPTGINTTAATLPLHASQLAHGDNKLTAVYSGNSIARCCTPSEPPGGTQTTIPWYPGATSEAITENATACAAPTPTFFPEAGNYSSEQTVVIRDSASDVAIYYTTDGTTPSTSSKLYSGPIKVAKTEKVKAIASTNRSSTSAVGSAKYTLR, from the coding sequence ATGAAATGCAGGTTTGCGATCTTACGGCAAGTCGGCGCCACGGGTGCCGCGTTCTTTGTGCTTGTCTTCATGGCGGTGCATTCCCTGGCGGCACAAGACGGTGCCGTCTATTACGTAGCGACTACGGGCAACGACTCAAATGCAGGCACGTTAGCCTCGCCGTGGTTGACGATCCAGCATGCGGCCGACACGGTCACGGCTGGCGCAACGGTGCATGTAATGGGGGGAGTCTACAACGGCTTTGTGAAGTTTCCGAAATCAGGAACGGAGTCGGAGCCGATTACGTTTGAGAGCCACCCCCTCGTGGTTGGGGGTATTGTGCAGCCGGCAATCATCGACGGGACGGGATTGAAGGTATCAGGTACACAAGGTCTCATTACGATCTCAGGGCATCGGAGTTACATCACCGTCAAGGGATTTGAGATCCGTAACTTAAGGGCGGATTCCGAAGATGTGGTTCCTTGCGGCGTATGGATCACAGGCTCAGGCACTGGCGTTCAAATTTTAAACAATCGGATCCACGACATCGTGACTACGAAGGAAAAGAACGGAAACGGTTGCGGTCTCTTTGCCTACGGCACGTCGAAGACACCCATAAGCAAGCTGGTTGTGAGCGGCAACGAAGTCGACCACCTCAAAACCGGGAACAGTGAGTCGGTGACCTTGAATGGAAATGTAACTAATTTCCAGGTGACGAATAACCTGGTCCATGACAATGACAATATTGGTCTGGACTTCATTGGCTATGAAGGCACCGGACCAGTTGGCTACGATCAGGCCAGCTATGGGCTGGTCAGCGGGAACACGGTTTATAACATCAGCGGGATTGGCAGTGTAGGGGAAGGAAATTCCTACGACGCCGACGGCCTCTACTGCGATGGGTGCGCGTTCGTTACGTTCGAGCGCAACGCGGTCTTTCAGGTTGACTACGGCATCGAGACGACAAGCGAGAATCAGGTCTGTCAGGCCACGGGCACTGAATGGTCTCTTCCCGATCATAAGGGAACCGCAGCCAGGGGCAAATTGCCGTGCTATGGGATGAACGCCACGGTGCGCAATAACCTCTTCTACTATGAAAATGCCTGCGGCATCTCTATCGGCGGTTATGCGCTCGCTACCGAAGAGGGCGGGGGAAGCAATGGAGGAGGCAGCAGTTATCACGACGTCTTCGTCAACAACACTTTGTTCGACAATGGCACACAGCCGGGCAACGACTCTGAGGGCACACCAAGCGGCGATTTCCAGATTCAGAACCAGGTGGGCAAAGCCCAAGGAAACTACTTCGAGAACAATTTAGTGCACGAGTCGGCTTCTTCCCCCTACTCTGTCTCACCCAATATGTGGATTCATAGCTTTGTGCCCTCTGACCAGGCCTATCCTGATTCGTTGAAGTACCCTGGGCCGCCGGCAACGCTCAATTACAACCTCTACGGCTCAGCCGCGGGCTATCAAGAAGGAACGTCCATCTTGTGGGCTGACGTGAGCAGCTTCTCGAGCTTTTCAAAGTACCAGGCCGACAATCTCGGAGGCGAGGATGCAAACTCTATCGATGCGCAACCTGAGTTTGTCGATCAGGAGGCGTCTCCACCAGACCTCTACACCTTCGAGAATTCACGAGCGATTGCCGGCGGTCGCGCCCACCTCTCGTGCAGCGATGGCTGGTGTGACCCCAATGGCGATTCACCCAACTCAATATATGGCAGCACCGACTTCCTGGGTAATCCCCGGAAAGATGGTTCCAGGATCGACATTGGCGCCTATCAAAACGCAGGAGACCCACTTGAGAATACGGTTACGGTGGATTTGTCTTCGGCGGAATCCGACCTCAAAGAAGGCGCGTCGACTGTCCTGACGGTCAAGGTCACCGCGACGCCCGGAGGCGGCGGGGCGCCGAGCGGAACGGTGAGCATCGTGCGTGGGCAGACCTTGATCGAAACCGCAACGCTGATGCCGACCGGCATCAACACGACCGCGGCGACGCTGCCGCTCCATGCGTCGCAACTCGCACACGGCGACAATAAGCTGACGGCAGTGTATTCAGGGAATTCGATCGCGCGGTGCTGCACTCCATCGGAGCCACCGGGAGGAACTCAAACAACGATTCCGTGGTATCCAGGCGCAACCTCGGAGGCAATCACCGAAAATGCCACCGCTTGCGCTGCACCCACGCCGACCTTCTTCCCTGAAGCCGGAAACTACTCGTCCGAGCAGACGGTAGTCATCCGCGATTCAGCCAGCGACGTCGCGATCTACTACACAACCGATGGAACTACGCCGTCGACCAGCTCAAAACTCTACTCGGGTCCAATCAAGGTAGCGAAGACAGAAAAGGTGAAGGCCATCGCTTCGACCAACCGTTCGAGCACAAGCGCGGTCGGGTCGGCGAAATATACTCTTCGGTAG
- a CDS encoding TetR/AcrR family transcriptional regulator yields the protein MQKTLETTKKRSTTTRKLRSDALRNRERILEVAKGVFTRQGANASLEEIAKQAGVGVGTLYRHFPTRDELIEGVYRNEVEKIAAAAARFTETMSPIEALRAWMLLLVDYIAAKHIIAPALNTIAGGPSRLHEGSRAMIQSAIDGLVKRAKRSGDLRRNLDAYDLLRALIGVSHVGSGSDWQQSARRLVDILIAGSRPLK from the coding sequence TTGCAAAAAACTTTGGAGACCACCAAGAAGCGTTCGACAACTACCCGGAAACTACGTTCAGACGCGCTGCGCAACCGCGAGCGCATTCTTGAAGTTGCAAAGGGTGTCTTCACTCGACAAGGCGCCAATGCCAGCCTGGAGGAGATCGCGAAGCAGGCGGGTGTTGGGGTAGGTACCCTCTATCGCCACTTCCCTACACGCGATGAACTGATTGAAGGTGTCTACCGGAACGAAGTGGAGAAAATCGCAGCGGCCGCGGCCCGTTTCACCGAGACTATGTCCCCTATCGAAGCGCTACGAGCCTGGATGCTGCTGCTGGTCGATTACATTGCGGCAAAGCACATCATTGCGCCCGCTCTCAATACCATTGCCGGAGGCCCATCCAGGCTTCATGAAGGTTCTCGCGCCATGATTCAGAGCGCGATTGATGGGCTGGTGAAACGGGCTAAGAGGAGTGGCGATCTACGAAGAAACCTGGATGCATACGACCTGCTTCGGGCGCTGATCGGCGTCTCGCACGTGGGCTCCGGCTCTGACTGGCAGCAAAGTGCCAGAAGACTCGTTGACATACTCATAGCAGGTTCGCGCCCGCTCAAGTGA
- a CDS encoding SDR family oxidoreductase codes for MRVFVTGATGFIGSAVVKELVGAGHQVVGMTRSDAGAKSLEVAGAQAHRGDLEDLESLRSGAAATDAVIHTAFWHDWTRFAEACELDRRAIETIGAVLQGSSRPFIVSSGVGVAQGRAATEDDPPLSSPSLPRVSETTAVALMERGVHASVMRLPQVHDTVKQGLVTPLIAVARAKRVSAYIGEGYNRWPAAHISDVARLYLLALEKGTAGARYHAVAEEGVALKDIATAIGRGLSVPVVSIPQEQAQEHFGFLGFFAGRDPLTSSAQTRAKLGWNPTGPTLLTDLGNMRYSEI; via the coding sequence ATGCGCGTATTCGTCACTGGAGCCACCGGATTCATCGGTTCCGCAGTCGTGAAAGAACTCGTCGGCGCAGGCCATCAGGTAGTTGGAATGACACGATCAGACGCTGGCGCAAAGTCGCTTGAAGTCGCAGGTGCGCAGGCGCATCGAGGCGATTTAGAGGACCTGGAAAGTCTGCGCAGCGGAGCAGCCGCGACTGATGCCGTCATCCACACTGCGTTCTGGCATGACTGGACAAGATTTGCGGAGGCCTGCGAGCTGGACAGGCGCGCCATCGAGACCATCGGCGCCGTGCTCCAGGGTTCGAGCCGTCCGTTCATCGTCAGTTCCGGAGTCGGAGTGGCTCAGGGCCGCGCCGCCACCGAGGACGATCCGCCGCTTTCTTCCCCATCCCTTCCTCGCGTATCAGAGACGACGGCCGTCGCTCTCATGGAGCGCGGAGTCCACGCGTCTGTGATGCGCTTGCCGCAGGTACACGACACCGTAAAGCAGGGCCTGGTCACGCCGCTGATTGCGGTGGCTCGCGCTAAGCGAGTCTCGGCGTACATTGGCGAAGGTTACAACCGCTGGCCCGCAGCGCATATTTCGGATGTCGCGCGCCTCTACCTGCTTGCTCTGGAGAAGGGCACGGCCGGAGCCCGTTACCACGCGGTTGCAGAAGAGGGAGTGGCGCTCAAAGACATCGCCACCGCTATCGGCCGAGGGCTGAGTGTGCCCGTCGTTTCCATTCCGCAGGAACAAGCCCAGGAACATTTCGGCTTCCTCGGGTTCTTCGCGGGGAGGGACCCTCTGACCTCGAGCGCGCAGACGCGTGCAAAGCTCGGATGGAACCCCACAGGCCCCACCCTGCTCACCGATCTCGGGAACATGCGTTATTCCGAGATCTGA